The proteins below are encoded in one region of Coffea arabica cultivar ET-39 chromosome 4c, Coffea Arabica ET-39 HiFi, whole genome shotgun sequence:
- the LOC113739423 gene encoding flavin-containing monooxygenase FMO GS-OX-like 8 encodes MISEGRTSKNVCVIGAGPSGLVAARELRKEGHGVVVLEQNHDIGGQWLYHPNVEDQDPLGKCPILEVHSSIYASLRVISPWETMGFMDFPFRVQEGRDSRRFPGNKEVLMYLRDFCEWFGLKDMIRFNTRVDYVGMLNHEECNDDGLKWTVKSIEKKKAGYDDDDQKVVVEELFDAVVVATGHYSQPRLPTIKGMEAWKRKQIHSHVYRVPEPFRNEVVVVVGNSYSGQDISIELVPVAKDVHLSVKDLEIAEGLAKIISKHCNFYLHPQIESLQKDGRVAFVDGSLIFADSIIYCTGYSYSFPFLDTKGIVSVDDNRVGPLYEHTFPPKLAPSLSFVGIPRKIIGFPFFESQAKWVAQLLSGKRKLPSEEEMTKSIKDFYNSRDVAGIPKHYTHEIGEFEYCDRYADYMEFPHLEEWRKVLCLSAVKNSYANLETYRDSYSDDYEMLQVAHQSPHFTQLGDHAITL; translated from the exons ATGATTTCAGAGGGACGTACTTCTAAAAATGTGTGTGTTATTGGTGCAGGTCCATCAGGCTTAGTGGCAGCTAGGGAGCTAAGAAAAGAAGGGCATGGTGTGGTAGTTCTTGAACAAAATCATGATATTGGAGGGCAATGGCTTTACCATCCAAATGTTGAAGATCAGGATCCTTTAGGAAAGTGTCCTATCCTAGAAGTCCATAGTAGCATTTATGCATCTTTGCGGGTTATTTCTCCTTGGGAAACAATGGGTTTTATGGATTTTCCATTCAGAGTACAGGAAGGGAGAGACAGTAGGAGATTTCCTGGAAATAAAGAAGTTCTCATGtacttgagagatttttgcgagTGGTTTGGACTAAAAGATATGATCAGATTCAACACTAGGGTCGACTATGTTGGAATGTTAAATCATGAAGAATGCAATGATGATGGCTTGAAATGGACAGTGAAAAGCATTGAGAAGAAGAAGGCTGgttatgatgatgatgatcagaAGGTGGTGGTGGAAGAACTCTTTGATGCGGTGGTTGTTGCCACCGGCCATTATTCTCAGCCTCGACTGCCTACCATCAAAG GTATGGAAGCATGGAAAAGGAAGCAGATACATAGTCATGTCTATAGGGTTCCAGAACCATTTCGCAACGAG GTGGTTGTTGTAGTTGGAAATTCATATAGTGGGCAAGATATATCGATCGAACTTGTACCTGTGGCCAAGGATGTCCATTTGAGCGTCAAAGATTTGGAAATTGCTGAGGGCTTAGCAAAAATTATATCCAAACACTGTAACTTTTATCTTCATCCACAG ATAGAGTCCCTACAAAAAGACGGACGAGTTGCATTCGTAGATGGATCTTTGATTTTTGCTGACAGTATTATATACTGCACAGG GTACTCGTACTCATTCCCGTTTCTTGACACTAAAGGAATAGTATCGGTGGATGATAATAGAGTTGGACCTCTTTATGAGCACACATTTCCTCCCAAGCTGGCTCCCTCTCTCTCATTTGTTGGTATACCAAGAAAG ATCATAGGGTTCCCCTTCTTTGAGTCACAAGCAAAATGGGTAGCTCAACTTCTTTCAGGGAAAAGAAAATTGCCATCAGAGGAAGAGATGACGAAATCCATTAAAGACTTCTACAATTCAAGGGATGTTGCTGGTATTCCCAAGCACTATACTCATGAAATAGGCGAGTTTGAG TATTGTGATCGGTATGCAGATTACATGGAATTTCCACATCTAGAAGAGTGGAGAAAAGTGTTATGCCTGTCTGCTGTGAAAAATTCATATGCCAACTTGGAAACTTACCGTGATTCATATTCTGATGATTATGAGATGCTTCAAGTGGCTCATCAAAGCCCTCACTTCACCCAACTTGGAGATCATGCCATAACTCTCTAA